In the genome of Mucilaginibacter defluvii, one region contains:
- a CDS encoding O-antigen ligase family protein, with protein sequence MTVVLLVQIFQGASGGQYFWSTYFGLMLRFFWGYMVIRTTKMDFLKLYVKQLYFFSYISIFFYLAMVLVPNSEAIFGKLSAPFAFFPFSSTLENSDQTFHIIIYNFHGYRYLYQSNESLQMIRNCGPFWEPGAFVGFLIMSLFFLYISEGTIKNKKGLVFIIAMATTYSTTGYLALMLSLFVLLKAEFNKYKVVIIPLLAAISMYAFFNLSFLNSKIKDQSAKDSDKSRFGSAARDLEFFFDSPFFGQGRNAESAYGQATSGDATTNNGLTSTLAGMGIVYMVAFSWMIIYSLRRLSKFYQRRSVVPLYFIFLLISFSETYYTIPFFMSLAFLYVITDYKIGATVKKGFKIAPVKISYS encoded by the coding sequence ATGACAGTCGTGTTACTGGTACAAATATTTCAGGGTGCGTCGGGTGGTCAATATTTCTGGTCTACGTATTTTGGTTTGATGCTGCGCTTTTTTTGGGGTTACATGGTTATCCGTACAACCAAAATGGATTTTTTGAAATTGTACGTCAAGCAATTGTATTTTTTCTCGTACATCAGTATATTTTTCTACCTGGCTATGGTTCTCGTGCCTAATTCAGAGGCCATATTCGGTAAGTTATCGGCGCCATTCGCTTTCTTTCCGTTCAGTTCCACACTCGAAAATTCTGATCAAACTTTCCATATCATTATATATAACTTTCACGGCTACCGGTATTTGTATCAATCTAACGAATCGTTACAGATGATACGTAATTGCGGCCCTTTCTGGGAGCCGGGTGCTTTTGTAGGGTTCCTAATCATGTCGCTGTTTTTCCTGTACATCTCTGAGGGTACAATAAAAAACAAAAAAGGGCTTGTGTTCATCATAGCCATGGCTACTACCTATAGTACTACGGGTTACCTGGCATTAATGTTATCGCTCTTTGTACTGTTAAAAGCTGAGTTTAATAAATATAAGGTAGTGATTATACCGTTGTTAGCGGCTATTTCGATGTATGCCTTCTTCAACTTATCCTTCCTTAATAGTAAAATTAAAGATCAAAGTGCGAAGGATTCTGACAAATCTCGTTTCGGATCAGCCGCGAGGGATTTAGAGTTCTTCTTTGATAGTCCGTTTTTTGGACAGGGTCGTAATGCCGAAAGTGCTTACGGTCAGGCAACATCCGGCGATGCCACAACCAATAACGGGTTAACCAGTACGCTGGCCGGTATGGGTATCGTATATATGGTTGCCTTTTCGTGGATGATAATTTACTCGCTGCGGCGTTTAAGCAAGTTTTACCAGCGACGATCCGTTGTGCCGCTTTATTTCATCTTTTTGCTGATCAGTTTTTCCGAAACATATTATACTATTCCCTTTTTCATGAGTTTAGCATTCTTATATGTAATTACCGACTATAAGATAGGCGCCACCGTAAAAAAGGGATTTAAGATAGCGCCGGTAAAAATTTCTTATTCATAA
- a CDS encoding acyltransferase, whose amino-acid sequence MNKNERIFGLDLMRCIAILFVLFSHARFYLPIADQQSITVLGFWGVELFFVLSGFLIGGILIKTFEKEATGGSLKTFWVRRWMRTLPNYYLFIFINIACVLLLKPPHIRIQHLSWYFVFLQNFAWVKPSFFNVSWSLCIEEWFYMFYPLAVLFFRYVFKFSIRNAFLTATLLFIIVPIGFRFYCLTVKHYYFWQTRMIVISRLDAMMTGVFVAFLKFYHRKTYEKLVGPGAIIGAVIAAGLFVFYLNNNAMEGVNPVVQVFFLTVMTIAFALFLPACNNLKTKSSNFVYTAIYKISLWSYSIYLINFPVVYVLNTVEEKFGLKGGVYSLIFFVLFFALNLIISSYLYRFVEKPFLTLRDKYFKEEKPGTAVPATPIIR is encoded by the coding sequence ATGAATAAGAACGAAAGAATTTTTGGCCTTGACCTGATGCGCTGCATAGCGATATTGTTTGTGCTTTTCAGTCATGCCCGGTTTTATCTACCCATTGCCGATCAGCAAAGCATTACTGTGTTGGGCTTTTGGGGTGTTGAACTTTTCTTTGTGCTTAGCGGTTTCCTTATTGGTGGCATACTGATCAAAACATTTGAGAAAGAAGCTACCGGCGGTTCCCTCAAAACTTTTTGGGTGCGCAGATGGATGCGTACGCTGCCTAACTATTACCTTTTTATATTTATTAACATAGCCTGCGTGCTTTTGCTTAAGCCGCCACATATACGCATACAGCATTTGAGCTGGTACTTTGTGTTTTTACAAAATTTTGCCTGGGTTAAACCATCGTTCTTCAATGTGTCATGGAGTTTATGTATTGAGGAGTGGTTTTACATGTTTTACCCGCTGGCTGTTTTATTCTTCAGGTATGTATTCAAGTTCAGCATCCGTAATGCATTCTTAACTGCAACATTGTTGTTTATTATAGTACCGATAGGTTTCCGCTTTTATTGCTTAACTGTAAAACATTACTATTTCTGGCAAACCCGCATGATCGTGATCAGCAGGCTTGATGCCATGATGACCGGTGTATTCGTAGCATTCCTGAAATTTTATCACCGTAAAACTTATGAAAAACTGGTTGGCCCCGGCGCTATAATAGGCGCTGTAATAGCGGCAGGTTTGTTCGTGTTCTATTTAAATAATAACGCAATGGAAGGCGTTAACCCGGTTGTACAGGTGTTCTTTCTAACGGTGATGACGATAGCATTTGCCTTGTTTTTACCGGCTTGCAATAATTTAAAAACTAAGAGTTCAAACTTTGTTTATACGGCTATATATAAAATATCGCTGTGGTCATACTCAATCTACCTGATAAACTTTCCGGTAGTATACGTGCTCAACACGGTTGAAGAGAAATTCGGGTTAAAGGGCGGTGTTTATTCGCTTATATTCTTTGTGTTGTTCTTCGCGCTTAACTTAATTATATCAAGTTATCTGTACAGGTTTGTTGAAAAGCCTTTCCTTACGCTGCGCGATAAATATTTTAAAGAAGAAAAGCCGGGTACCGCGGTACCTGCAACGCCTATAATCAGGTAA
- a CDS encoding glycoside hydrolase family 99-like domain-containing protein, translating into MNKKARVIAFYLPQFYPIPENDKFWGKGFTEWTNVAAAKPLYKGHQQPVIPGDLSFYDLRLPEIREAQAKLAKEHGVEAFCYWHYWFGRGRRILDRVFDEVVKSGTPDFPFCLGWGNETWSGIWHGSPGTVLIKQEYPDVRDFEDHFNTILPAFLDKRYLTVDGKPLFLIYRPGDKDFDIHLFVSTWQRLAKQNGLPGVYFVGVLNGKKPSEVSMDALVSNAISPVVTQVEKKKFGNIQMKARRKFPLYNSFFLPRRISYKDFIAQQEADGLPEGYLPNIVPRWDNTPRSKKRGVVLMDSTAELFEIHVKSVIKSIQNKPEQERIAFLKSWNEWAEGNYIEPDRETENSYLEVLKKCVEG; encoded by the coding sequence ATGAATAAAAAAGCCAGAGTAATTGCATTCTATTTGCCACAGTTTTATCCTATACCTGAGAACGACAAATTTTGGGGGAAAGGTTTTACAGAATGGACGAATGTAGCGGCAGCTAAGCCTCTTTATAAAGGGCATCAACAACCGGTCATTCCCGGAGATCTGAGTTTTTATGACTTAAGATTGCCTGAAATAAGAGAAGCACAAGCTAAGTTGGCTAAAGAGCATGGTGTGGAAGCATTTTGTTACTGGCATTATTGGTTTGGCCGTGGACGTCGTATTCTTGATCGTGTTTTTGATGAGGTAGTTAAATCAGGTACACCTGATTTTCCATTCTGTCTTGGGTGGGGTAACGAGACTTGGTCAGGAATATGGCATGGTTCACCGGGTACTGTGCTTATAAAACAAGAATATCCTGATGTGAGGGACTTTGAGGATCATTTTAACACAATTTTACCAGCTTTTTTGGATAAAAGATATTTAACGGTAGACGGAAAACCTTTATTTCTCATATATCGTCCAGGAGATAAAGATTTCGATATACATCTTTTCGTTTCAACATGGCAGCGACTTGCCAAGCAAAACGGACTCCCTGGCGTATATTTTGTTGGTGTACTCAATGGTAAGAAACCGTCTGAGGTAAGCATGGACGCTCTTGTGTCAAATGCAATTAGCCCTGTGGTAACGCAAGTAGAAAAGAAAAAATTTGGAAATATTCAAATGAAGGCTCGCCGAAAGTTTCCACTTTATAATTCATTTTTTCTACCGCGCCGCATATCGTATAAAGACTTTATTGCTCAGCAAGAAGCGGATGGATTACCTGAAGGCTATTTACCTAACATAGTGCCACGTTGGGATAATACGCCCAGAAGTAAAAAAAGGGGAGTAGTACTAATGGACTCAACGGCTGAGCTTTTTGAGATACATGTTAAAAGCGTAATCAAATCAATCCAAAATAAACCAGAGCAGGAGCGTATAGCATTTCTTAAATCTTGGAATGAATGGGCTGAAGGTAATTACATTGAGCCTGATCGCGAAACTGAAAATTCATATTTAGAAGTTTTAAAAAAATGTGTTGAGGGTTGA
- a CDS encoding glycosyltransferase family A protein: MKFSVIIPTYNRPAFLKEALQSVAEQTYTDYEVVVINDHQPDQEEVDRVCAQFEKVRVIHHEQSKGGNAARNTGIKNSDGSLIAFLDDDDLWLPNKLEEHYKTHNSAPEIGLVYSNCIMFSDESPALSEAKRDLPTDVLNAMRKGDFCPITTTSVTVTKKAIEESGLFDENLVSFQDWDMWFRIAHQYKFAHIDKSLIKFREHFGERTSKSIDKRLKGLGQVVQKWKAKVDMSAFNKIFLRRTYYFYACDLITANKRLKALSYSSKLLSPDLLSVDSLKRFIKVLVGVTRPARTSQHKV; encoded by the coding sequence ATGAAGTTTTCGGTTATCATACCCACATACAATCGTCCGGCATTTTTAAAGGAAGCGCTGCAAAGTGTTGCTGAACAAACTTATACCGACTACGAGGTTGTGGTGATTAATGACCACCAACCTGACCAGGAAGAAGTTGATAGAGTTTGCGCACAGTTTGAAAAAGTTAGGGTTATTCATCATGAGCAATCAAAAGGCGGTAACGCGGCACGAAACACAGGTATAAAAAACTCGGACGGCTCACTGATCGCTTTTCTGGATGATGATGATCTGTGGCTTCCAAACAAACTTGAAGAACATTACAAAACACATAATTCAGCGCCTGAAATCGGGTTGGTTTATTCCAACTGTATCATGTTCAGCGATGAAAGCCCAGCGTTAAGCGAGGCAAAGCGCGATCTGCCGACTGATGTGTTGAACGCAATGCGTAAAGGCGATTTTTGCCCTATTACCACCACCAGTGTTACGGTTACCAAAAAGGCGATAGAAGAGAGCGGGCTGTTTGATGAAAACCTGGTATCTTTTCAGGATTGGGATATGTGGTTTCGCATTGCACATCAATATAAGTTTGCGCATATAGATAAATCACTAATCAAATTTAGGGAGCACTTTGGCGAACGTACATCAAAATCCATAGACAAACGTTTAAAAGGTTTAGGGCAGGTAGTACAGAAATGGAAAGCTAAAGTAGATATGTCGGCATTCAATAAGATTTTTCTGCGTAGAACTTACTACTTTTATGCGTGTGATCTGATAACGGCAAACAAACGGTTAAAAGCTTTGTCATACTCGTCAAAACTGCTAAGCCCGGATTTATTGTCTGTAGATTCACTTAAAAGGTTTATAAAAGTATTGGTTGGTGTAACGCGTCCGGCGCGTACATCTCAACATAAAGTGTAA
- a CDS encoding glycosyltransferase, giving the protein MRTYTPFVTVIIPTFNDWDRLALCLRALERQTYPADRFEIIVANNNPVDIVPEGYNLPANCQVITEAKPGSYAARNAALKIAKGDILAFTDSDCIPYDDWISTAVNHFDNHPQCYRIGGSVELFYQSAKLTKAELYESVFAFNQERYVNVEGTSITANMFTRRKVFDAVGDFNDTLMSGGDYEWGVRALKGGFGIDYVPELVIKHPARHDLKEIADKARRVGGGQAGFQQNKKIDKLGHIISFIKEVRPTGGDIRYIMKKGKNLSLRQKLDVFFVRYYLKAVRSAERYRVLTGKKASRF; this is encoded by the coding sequence ATGCGAACTTATACTCCATTCGTCACCGTCATTATCCCCACTTTTAACGATTGGGATAGGTTGGCGTTGTGTTTGCGAGCGTTGGAACGGCAAACTTATCCGGCTGACAGGTTTGAGATTATTGTCGCTAATAACAATCCTGTTGATATAGTGCCTGAGGGTTATAATTTACCTGCTAACTGTCAGGTAATCACTGAGGCAAAACCCGGTTCGTATGCGGCGCGTAACGCCGCGCTTAAAATTGCAAAAGGGGATATATTGGCGTTTACCGATTCGGATTGTATTCCGTATGATGACTGGATCAGCACGGCCGTTAATCATTTTGATAATCATCCGCAATGCTATCGTATTGGCGGCAGTGTAGAGTTGTTTTACCAATCAGCAAAGCTTACTAAAGCAGAGCTATATGAAAGTGTCTTCGCTTTCAACCAGGAGCGATATGTAAACGTAGAAGGAACCAGCATCACAGCCAATATGTTTACTAGGCGTAAGGTTTTTGATGCGGTAGGCGACTTTAATGATACGCTGATGTCGGGAGGTGATTATGAGTGGGGCGTTCGTGCGTTAAAAGGAGGGTTCGGAATTGATTACGTTCCGGAGTTAGTTATTAAACATCCGGCCAGGCATGATCTGAAAGAGATTGCCGACAAAGCCCGCCGTGTTGGTGGCGGACAAGCGGGTTTTCAGCAGAATAAAAAGATCGATAAACTGGGGCACATCATCAGTTTCATAAAAGAAGTAAGGCCAACCGGGGGGGATATCAGGTATATTATGAAGAAAGGGAAAAACCTTTCTTTAAGGCAAAAACTTGACGTTTTCTTTGTTCGATATTACCTCAAGGCCGTTCGTTCAGCTGAGCGTTACAGAGTGTTAACCGGCAAAAAGGCCAGCAGATTTTAG
- a CDS encoding alcohol dehydrogenase catalytic domain-containing protein: MRNLQITTRWLNKEQKTLKTTLEEASVPELRQGEILVEMLAIPMHGSFWLASHPDGIHPRRDEFMIDDEFVFGNGGVGRVIRSNADAREIAEGDYVTVFGHVPCEHYDCYACTVLHRYTECDYGESTIIGHGKHSYDGSYAKYVVLPKYSYEICYRKHENPTIQQLMPFMFGFLIADVRNALTRHADSLRMRRLLLVGSGFSGLIAAYIHNRTCPESRIFVLDSSEERLAVIKAIDPESIETYVLPEEIVGELNNKQQSLGFRHELNSSIEDIAKKMKAHFGGRGCNLLFDSSSGNTAPIWDNKNILSPSTHCIPFGFGSHYILLNKDLIQFSGLNIMMSRGVGNIRNRKEVIELIKAGASAFIEEHLIEPAIRLQGLEEGIKYIDEMHNPPRPLHQVGHAYIIPNPNFNG, encoded by the coding sequence ATGAGAAACTTACAGATCACTACACGCTGGTTAAATAAAGAGCAAAAAACGCTCAAAACTACGTTGGAAGAAGCCAGTGTTCCGGAATTAAGGCAAGGTGAAATTTTAGTTGAAATGCTTGCCATACCTATGCACGGAAGCTTTTGGCTGGCCTCGCACCCGGATGGTATACACCCGCGTCGTGATGAGTTTATGATTGATGACGAATTTGTTTTTGGTAACGGTGGCGTTGGCCGTGTTATCCGCTCAAATGCTGATGCGCGCGAGATAGCCGAAGGTGATTATGTAACTGTATTTGGCCACGTGCCCTGTGAGCATTACGATTGCTACGCCTGTACTGTGTTACACCGTTATACCGAGTGCGACTACGGCGAGAGTACCATCATAGGCCACGGTAAGCACAGCTACGACGGCTCATACGCCAAATACGTAGTATTGCCAAAATACTCGTATGAGATATGCTACCGTAAACACGAAAACCCGACCATACAACAGTTAATGCCTTTCATGTTCGGCTTTTTAATTGCCGATGTGCGTAACGCGCTTACCCGCCATGCCGATTCATTACGTATGCGCAGGTTGCTTTTAGTAGGTTCAGGTTTTTCTGGCTTGATAGCCGCTTATATACACAACCGTACCTGCCCTGAATCAAGAATATTTGTTTTGGATTCATCAGAAGAGCGTTTGGCGGTGATAAAAGCCATCGATCCGGAATCTATAGAAACTTATGTATTGCCTGAAGAGATTGTAGGCGAGTTGAACAACAAACAGCAAAGCCTTGGTTTCAGGCACGAACTGAACAGCAGCATTGAAGATATCGCCAAAAAAATGAAAGCTCATTTTGGTGGCCGTGGTTGTAACCTATTGTTCGATAGTTCATCAGGTAATACAGCGCCGATCTGGGATAACAAAAATATATTGAGCCCGTCAACACACTGTATACCTTTCGGTTTCGGTTCGCACTACATCCTGTTGAATAAGGATCTGATCCAGTTTTCAGGTTTGAATATCATGATGTCTCGCGGAGTGGGTAACATTCGTAACCGTAAAGAGGTAATTGAGTTGATAAAGGCCGGTGCGAGCGCGTTTATTGAGGAGCACCTGATTGAGCCGGCCATACGTTTGCAAGGTTTGGAAGAAGGAATAAAATATATTGACGAAATGCATAATCCGCCAAGGCCACTGCACCAGGTTGGTCATGCATACATTATTCCGAATCCTAACTTCAATGGGTAA
- a CDS encoding ABC transporter ATP-binding protein produces MKLKFKNNFIGYFQFYYNVIGNKLLLNTGLGIMVSFLDGMGLAMFMPLLQSVSDTGEMNSSGKSMGKLHFLTDAITSLGFQINLNSILVVLVLLFAVKGGLKFFQQNGQVQLWFYFMRRIRFAMLAQLQGLTYRDFLKLDTGRIQNTLTGEVGRLNQTVKFYFNAIQSAVMLLTYVVLAFLANYQFALIVGVGAGISSLLYRRIYRSTKSASLSISKTGNQFNKLITQSIYYFKYLKSTNYFARFSDHIKGVIRDSEEFNKKMGYNAAITNSVKEPVIILIVAGVIYIQVSYMGTMLSTILLSLLLFYRALMSLVLVQNFWQSFIQNSGSMDSIASLYTEMAEGQEHEESKAYKGFEHGIKISNSSFSYDKVKQILDNVNIDIPKNKTIAFVGESGSGKTTLANILVGLLKPDSGQLLVDGDVLNQYNLNSFRNRIGYISQEAVVFNDNIYNNITFWAERTPENLARFNKAVELASLTAFIDSLPDKENTMLGDHGTLVSGGQKQRISIARELYKDADILILDEATSALDSETERVIQDNIEKLHGTYTMIIIAHRLSTIKNADTIYLLEQGMVAANGTFDEMVETSERFRRMVELQEV; encoded by the coding sequence ATGAAACTGAAATTTAAAAACAACTTTATAGGGTACTTCCAATTTTACTATAACGTTATAGGCAACAAGCTGCTTTTAAATACCGGTTTAGGTATCATGGTAAGCTTTTTGGATGGTATGGGCCTGGCTATGTTTATGCCCCTGCTGCAATCAGTTAGTGATACCGGCGAAATGAATTCGTCGGGCAAGTCAATGGGTAAGCTGCACTTTTTAACGGATGCCATTACCTCGCTTGGTTTCCAGATCAATCTTAACTCTATACTTGTTGTGCTGGTGCTGTTGTTCGCTGTTAAGGGCGGATTGAAGTTTTTTCAGCAAAACGGGCAGGTGCAATTGTGGTTTTACTTTATGCGCCGCATACGTTTTGCCATGCTGGCACAATTGCAGGGTTTAACTTATCGCGACTTTTTAAAGCTTGATACCGGCCGTATTCAAAACACCCTGACCGGTGAGGTGGGCAGGCTGAACCAAACGGTTAAGTTTTATTTCAATGCCATACAGTCGGCAGTAATGCTGTTAACTTATGTGGTGCTGGCGTTTTTGGCTAACTATCAGTTCGCGCTTATTGTAGGTGTGGGCGCGGGTATATCAAGTTTGCTGTACAGGCGTATTTATCGCTCAACTAAAAGCGCTTCCCTGAGCATATCAAAAACAGGTAACCAGTTTAATAAACTTATAACGCAATCCATTTACTATTTCAAGTACCTTAAATCAACGAACTATTTCGCACGTTTTTCTGACCACATAAAGGGGGTAATACGCGATTCGGAAGAGTTCAATAAGAAAATGGGTTATAACGCCGCTATCACCAATAGTGTTAAGGAGCCCGTTATCATATTAATAGTTGCGGGTGTGATCTATATACAGGTAAGCTACATGGGTACCATGTTAAGTACCATATTGTTAAGCTTGTTATTGTTCTACAGGGCGCTGATGTCATTAGTACTTGTACAGAACTTTTGGCAGAGCTTTATCCAGAACAGTGGTTCGATGGACTCGATAGCCAGCCTTTATACAGAGATGGCAGAAGGGCAGGAGCATGAGGAAAGTAAAGCCTATAAAGGATTTGAGCATGGCATAAAAATCTCGAACAGTTCGTTCTCGTACGATAAGGTTAAGCAGATACTGGATAACGTAAACATAGATATCCCTAAAAACAAAACCATCGCCTTTGTTGGGGAGAGTGGCTCGGGTAAAACCACGTTGGCTAACATCCTGGTGGGCTTATTAAAACCGGATTCAGGCCAACTGTTGGTGGATGGTGATGTGCTGAACCAGTATAACCTCAACAGCTTCCGTAACCGTATTGGTTATATATCGCAGGAGGCCGTGGTGTTTAACGATAATATTTATAACAACATCACTTTTTGGGCTGAACGTACGCCTGAAAATTTAGCGCGCTTTAATAAAGCGGTTGAACTGGCATCGTTAACCGCGTTTATTGACAGCTTGCCCGATAAGGAGAATACCATGCTGGGCGATCATGGTACGTTAGTATCAGGCGGACAAAAACAGCGTATATCCATTGCCCGTGAATTATATAAAGATGCCGACATCCTGATATTGGATGAGGCTACCTCTGCGCTCGACTCTGAAACTGAGCGCGTGATACAGGATAACATTGAAAAGCTGCACGGTACTTATACCATGATCATTATAGCACACCGCTTGTCAACCATTAAAAATGCCGATACCATTTACCTGCTTGAACAAGGGATGGTAGCGGCTAACGGCACTTTTGACGAAATGGTTGAAACGTCTGAACGTTTCAGGCGCATGGTAGAGTTGCAGGAAGTTTAA
- a CDS encoding Ldh family oxidoreductase → MENVTESAINVNAAALEAFAQKLLLAAGFDGLSSRTAAEGLVQASLRGVDSHGIRLLPHYVKALKAGRLTPQPEFKFEQTGPTTGIINADHALGFPAGQTAIDKAMEIAAQQGMAAVTVTNSSHCGMLAYYTIQAAKKGFFALAVTNTTPRLIPTGSKKAFLGTNPFCYAFPLQNEEPLCYDAATTQITGNKIQLYRQLGLALPDGVAADKDGNITTDAKLAELLVPFGDYKGFGIALLVDILCGALCGMPNGDQVSAMYGADISGKRLLGQFYLVFDINRFRPLQAFAQELQEEMDRLRALPSVDGRAIMAPGDPEKLISAERATSGIPLEPEIFASLQSVADELNVTGINEIILN, encoded by the coding sequence ATGGAAAACGTTACAGAATCAGCTATAAATGTAAATGCAGCAGCACTGGAGGCCTTTGCCCAAAAGTTGTTGCTTGCCGCCGGTTTTGATGGACTTTCGTCGCGCACAGCGGCCGAGGGTTTGGTGCAGGCATCATTACGCGGTGTTGATTCGCATGGTATACGGTTATTGCCTCATTATGTAAAGGCGCTAAAGGCCGGGCGTTTAACCCCACAGCCAGAATTTAAATTTGAACAGACGGGGCCAACCACCGGCATCATCAATGCCGACCATGCACTGGGTTTCCCGGCAGGCCAAACAGCCATTGATAAGGCTATGGAGATTGCTGCCCAACAAGGTATGGCCGCGGTAACGGTTACCAATTCGTCGCATTGCGGTATGTTGGCGTACTATACCATACAAGCCGCCAAAAAAGGCTTTTTTGCTTTAGCGGTAACTAACACCACGCCGAGGCTTATCCCGACAGGTTCAAAAAAGGCATTTCTAGGTACTAACCCATTTTGTTATGCCTTTCCGTTGCAAAACGAAGAGCCGCTATGTTATGATGCCGCTACTACGCAGATTACCGGTAATAAAATACAATTATACCGCCAGTTAGGGCTTGCCTTACCTGATGGTGTAGCTGCCGATAAGGATGGCAACATCACCACTGATGCTAAATTAGCCGAGCTGTTGGTGCCATTTGGAGATTATAAAGGCTTTGGGATTGCTTTGCTGGTAGATATACTTTGCGGCGCGCTATGCGGTATGCCTAACGGCGACCAGGTAAGTGCCATGTACGGTGCCGATATATCAGGTAAAAGACTGCTTGGTCAGTTTTACCTGGTATTTGATATCAACCGCTTCAGGCCGCTACAGGCTTTTGCGCAGGAACTGCAGGAAGAAATGGACCGCCTGCGTGCATTGCCATCCGTTGATGGCCGCGCTATAATGGCTCCTGGCGATCCGGAAAAATTGATCAGTGCTGAACGCGCTACATCAGGCATCCCTCTGGAGCCCGAGATTTTTGCATCGTTACAATCGGTTGCTGATGAACTGAATGTAACCGGAATTAATGAGATAATTTTAAACTGA
- a CDS encoding acylneuraminate cytidylyltransferase family protein translates to MEKKSIVLAITPARGGSKGVPRKNIIDLGGKPLVAHTITQAKKATLIDEYIVNSEDEEIRQVAEKWGANTMTRPDMYAHDQILQEVDLLLKWTVEQFEEANPDKHVDIVVLLYPTAPLRNVSAIDAAIDLVKNQGYDSALSLYYDTRYLWSVTDEGTTVEPRNYDPNKRMPRQKESWNQWAENKAIYATKRDILFSIGRIGPKCGYVEMEKWRSIDIDEPVDLEMARALYQAKKDILDS, encoded by the coding sequence ATGGAGAAGAAATCAATAGTACTGGCTATTACACCGGCAAGGGGCGGCTCAAAAGGCGTTCCGCGTAAAAATATTATCGATCTGGGTGGAAAGCCACTTGTTGCACATACCATTACACAGGCGAAAAAGGCCACGCTGATTGACGAGTATATTGTAAACAGTGAGGACGAAGAAATCCGTCAGGTAGCGGAAAAGTGGGGTGCCAATACCATGACCCGCCCGGATATGTACGCCCATGACCAGATATTGCAGGAAGTTGATTTGTTGCTGAAATGGACCGTAGAGCAATTTGAGGAAGCTAACCCGGATAAGCACGTTGATATAGTAGTATTGCTATACCCGACAGCGCCGCTGCGTAATGTATCAGCTATTGATGCTGCTATTGATCTGGTGAAAAACCAGGGATATGATTCGGCATTGAGCTTATACTATGATACCCGTTACCTATGGAGTGTAACCGACGAAGGAACTACAGTAGAACCGCGTAATTACGACCCAAACAAGCGTATGCCGCGCCAAAAAGAATCATGGAACCAATGGGCAGAGAACAAAGCCATTTATGCCACCAAGCGTGATATACTATTTTCTATCGGTCGTATCGGACCAAAATGCGGGTACGTAGAAATGGAAAAATGGCGCTCAATAGACATTGACGAACCTGTAGACCTAGAAATGGCTCGCGCCCTATATCAAGCTAAAAAAGACATACTGGATTCGTAA